A segment of the Sporichthyaceae bacterium genome:
AGTACGGCAAACGGTCCGCGGCCGCGGACACCGCCGCGGAACTGGTGGCCCGCACCGAGGGCGTGTTCCTGGACCCCGTCTTCGCCGCCAAGGGGATGGCCGGGTTGCTGGCCGCCACCGCCGCAGGTCAGGTGACCGGTCCGGTGATTTTCCTGGTCACCGGCGGTGCGCCCACCCTGTTCACTCCTGCGTGACTACGCCAAATGGGTGAAACCCACCCGATCGGATGATCGCGAAGTAACCGATCGGGCCATTTCCAAGCGCGGTGAAACCGGCGGTCTGCCGGCGTGCGTCTACCTGGGGAAGAAACGCACAGCCCGCCGCACCATCCGCCCCGACCCGCCAGTCGGGTCGAGAGGAGACCGAACGTCATGCACACCTGCTCCTGGTTCGTCTCGAACGAAGAGCCGCACTGCGGTGCACCGGCCACCCATCAGGTGACCGTCACCACCACGCTGTACCGCGCCACCGTCTGGTTCTGCACCGAGCACCGCGCGCAGCAGGAAGCCAACTTCGCCCGCCGCGGGGCCCGGATCCCCAGCGCGCGGCGCGCCTCGGAGAATGTCGCGGGCTGATCGTGCTCAGCCGCCGATGCGGCGGGCATGTGCCAGTAGCGCGCCCTCCGCGGCGTCCAATTTCTCCCGCCGCTCGACCGCCCGGGCCGCGGCCGCCCGTCCGGCCTGCATCACCTCGGCCGCCATTCCCCGCACCACCCCGGGCTCGGCACCGCCCCGGGTGACCCGGGACCCCACGATCGCCCGCGGATCCAGCGCGGCACGCAGATCCAGCGCGGCCAAGCCGAAGTCCTGCCCGGCCACCTCGATCGCGCTCTTGGCCAGCAGATCGCCGGTCATGTCCACGCCCCGGATGCCCGCCGCGGCCGCGGCACGCACCGCTGCGCCCACGACGCAATACGCGGTGCGGTAGTCGATGCCGACGGTCAGCATCAGGTGCTCGGCCAGGTCGGCAGCGACCGCATAACCGTTCTCCAGCGAGGCGTACATGCGCTCGGCGTTGACGGTCAGCCCGGCGATCACGCCCGTCATCAACCGCGTCTGACGCACCGCCAGGTCCATTGCCCGGGGTACCTCGCCATAGGCGAAGATCAGGTTGTCACTGCGTGCCGACGGGCTCTTGGTGACCGCGAGCATCCCGGTCAATCGGCCGATCAACACCCCGCACTCACCGCGGATCATGGTCAGCGCGTAAGGGTTGCGTTTGTTCGGCATCAGCACGCTGGTGCGCGAGTGGCCGTCGGCCAACCGCACGTAGTCGAACTCGTTGCTGGCCCAGATCTCCAGGTCCTCGGCCAACTTGGCCGACGTGGTGGCCAGACTCGTCACCGCGGACAGCAGCGCGATGTAGCCGTCGGTCTGCCACATGGCGTCGCGGGTGTGCTCGATGATGCCGTCGAAGGCGAGCAGGTCGGCCACCGTCTCCCGGTCGCCGGTCAGCGCGCTGCCGTTCACTCCGCCCGCGCCGCCGGGACTCTGGTTCAGCCACGCGTAGGCGTCCTGCAACCGACCCAGATCGCGCTGCGCCGCGTAGGCCGAGGTGAGCAGGAAATGCCCAAAGGTGGAGGGCTGCGCGTGTTGCAGGTAGGTCTGTTCGGCCAGATAGGTCTCCGCGTGCGCCTCGGCCTGCTCGCCGATCGCGACCAGCAGCGCCGCCGCGGCCTCCACCAGGTCCAACACGTCGCGGCGCAAGCGCAGCCGCAACGCGATGCGCACCGCCTCGCGACGCGGGCGGCCCGCGTGCAACCAACCCGCGTCATTCCCGATGCGCGCGGCCAGCCAGTCCTCGCGGCAGTTGTAGAGCTCCCCGCGCGCCGGGTCGTAGCCGAACTGCGCCACCGGCGTGGCGTGTGCCTCCAGCAGTGCACCGAGCAACCGCGCGGTGGCGCCATCCGGGCCGACGCCGCGCTCGCGCAGCACCAGGACGTGCGCGATGTCCGCATAGTCCAGCGGGTGGTGCAGCAACTCGGCGTCGGCGATCTCGATCGCGAACGCGCCCTCGATGAGCTCGGGTGCGTACTCCGGCAACGACGCCCCTATTCCGCCGGACTAAACCGGCTTGCCGTCCACGAACAGCTGCGTGCGGTCCGGGTAGAAGCTCATCATCCCGGCGATCGCGGTGCACTGCGGGATCGGCGTTGGATACGTCCAGATGAGGTCGGAGTAGACCTTGCCGCCCACCTCGGCGGACCAGTAGCCGGCCTCGCCCTTGAACGGACACGTGGTGTGCAGGTCCGAGGGCCGCAGCAGGCTCGCGTCCACGTCCACCGCCGGGATGTACCAGCGGTCCGGAAGCCCGGTCTCGTGCAGGATCATCGCGCCGAACGTGCGGGCCAGCACTACCCCGGCCAGCTCCACGCGGACCTCCTGCCCAGCAGGAGCGGCCTCGATTGTCACGGCGTGTCCGGCGGTCTGCACGGTGTCCTCCCGGGTAGTGGTCAATCCCGAACGCCGTCGGGACCCAACGACTTGAAACCCAGATAGGGCACCAGAACTTCCGGCATCGCCACCGAACCGTCGGATTGCTGGTACTGCTCCAGGATCGCGGCCATGGTGCGTCCGATGGGCAGCCCGGAACCATTCAGCGTGGCCGCCGGCACCCGACTGCCGTCCGCGGTGCGCACCCGGATACCCGCCCGGCGGGCCTGGAACTGCCCGCAGTCCGAGCAGGAGGAGATCTCCCGGTAGCGGTCCTGGCTGGGCAGCCACACCTCGATGTCGTAGCTCAGCTGCGCGGAGAAGCTCATGTCACCGGCGGCCAGCTTGATCACCCGGTGCGCCAGGTTGAGCTCGGTCAGGCAACGCTCCGCGTGGGTCACCATCAACTCGAGTTCGGCCGCGGAGTGCTGCGCCACACAGATACGCACCAGCTCCACCTTGGAGAACTGATGCAGCCTCAGAATGCCGCGGGTGTCCCGGCCGTAGGAGCCGGCCTCGGAGCGGTAGCACGGGGTGTGCGCGGTGTAGGCGAACGGTAGGGCGGCCTCGTCGAGAATCTCGTCCGCGTGCAGGTTGGTCAGCGGCACCTCGGCGGTGGGGATCAGGAACAGCTCGCGGCCACCTGCGGAGGTGGCGAACAGGTCCGCCTCGAATTTGGGCAGTTGACCGGTGCCGGTCATGGTGGCCCGGGTGACCAGCGTGGGGAGCGAATACTCCGTGTAGCCGTGCCGACGGGTGTGCAGGTCGAGGAAGAAGGTGGCGAGGGCCCGCTCCAGCGCGGCCCCCGCACCGACGGCAACCGCGAACCGCGGCCCGGACAGCTTGGTGGCGCGGGCAAAGTCCAGAATGCCCAACGACTCACCCAGGTCGACGTGGTCGGCCGGGGTGAAGTCGAACGAGGGCGGGGTACCCCAGCGGCGCACCTCCACCGCGTCGTCCTCGCTGTTGCCGTCCGGGGCGGCCTCGGACGGGAAGTTCGGGATGCCCAGCAGCGCCTCGTGCAATTGCGCGCCGAACCGGTCGGCGTCCTCCTCGGCCGAGCGAATGCCGTCCTTGAGCTGCCGAGCGGACTCCTTCAGCCCTTCGACGTCGCCACCGGACCTGGCCGCGGCTGCGACCTCGGCGGCGATCCGCTTGGACTCGGCCCGCAGTTCATCGCCGGTGCGGATCGCCGCGTTGCGTGCGGCCAACAGATCGGCCAGTGGTGCCGGGTCCAACCGGTAGCCACGCCGGGCGAACCGGCGGACGGCCTCGTCGCCGAGGGAGATCAGCTCTTTGGCATCGTGCACCAAGCCAATCTAGTGGGCTACGCGCCGCCGTCCGCCTCGTCCTTCCCGTTGACCGTGAGCTTGTACCCGGCGTACGTCTCGGCACCGGAGTTCACATCGTCGTTGTCGTCATGTGCGACCACCGCGATGACCTGCGGGTAGCCGGCGAAGGCCTTGAGCGCCTTGGCGTCCATCGAGGCGTCGAAGCCGTTGAAGCTCTTGACCAGGATGCGGTTGGTCTTCGGGTCCAGGCCGACCAGGCTCACGTACCAGTTGTCGACCTTGGCCCCGCCGGCCGAGGGGTCGGTGCTCGGCGGGATGGTGATGGTGCCGGGGTCGGTAGCACCACCGGTCACGGTGGCGTCACCGAGGAAGTCGAATTTTCGCAGCGCCTTGCCGGGCAGGTTCTTGTCGCCGTCCTTGAGCAGGATGTAGTCCGCACCGTTGGGTCCGACACCCGGCATCTGGTAGGAGGTCGCGTTCGACAGGTTGATGGTCGAGTCCAGGCTCTTCGTGGTGATGCGGCTCGCCTTGATGCCCTTCACCTGCGCGCCCTTCTGGCTTGCGTAGTGGTCGAGCAGGTTCATCAACTGGTAGTCGTGCAGTACCTGCGCGACGGTCGTGCCCTTGGCGAACTTGTCCAGCTGGGTCTGCACACCCTTCAGGCCCTGGTCGGCCCCGTCCTGGTGCAGGGCACTCATGAAGTCCCGACCGTAGCGATCGTCGAGGAACTGCATGAACGACCAGGCGTTGCCGTAGTCCGCGAGCACCTCCGAGCCGGTGCCCTCGTCCTGCCACATGGTCAGCGAGTTCTCCGCGCCACCGCACGGGTTGGGGTTGGGGTTGGACGGGCCCTTGACCGTGCCGTAGCCGTGGAAGCAGAAGATGTGGCTCTCCGCGTGCGTCTGGTGCACGTTGCGCCGGGTGTCCCCGTAGCCGACGAGGCCGATCGCGAAGTCCGAGAGACCCTCGTTGATCCAGGTGACCTCCTGCGGGTCCTGGTACTGCTGCAGGAGGTGTTGCCACTCGTGGGCGAACACGCCCTCGTAGGCACGGGGGCGGGCCGGGCGGGACTTGCACAGGTCTGCGCTGGGGTCGTTGGCCGGGTCGGCGCCGGTGCGGTGGATCCAGTCGAACGCGTCGATGGTCATCACGTTGCGGTCGGTGAGCTGGTTGAAAATCGGCGCGTAGAAACCCGCGATGTAGGTCTTGTTCTTCGGGAAGTCGTAGAAGTTCGGGTCGCGGACGTTGTCCACCAAGGTGACCGTGTGACCGGCGTCACCGGCGAAGTCGATGCCCGCCGCGGCAATACCGGGGATGGTCGAGGAACCCGAGCGGTCCTTCGGGACCGAGAAGGTCTTGGTCTCCTTCGGATACATATTGTTGTCGAACTCGCTGACCAGCGACTTCACCTGCGCATCGGTCACGTCGGTGCTGTGCGGGGTGTTGTTGCGGCAGTCACCGGTCGGGAACGCCGTGCCGTTGGACACGCCGTCGTTGCCGGAGGCCACCCACACCTCGATGTGCTGACCGACCGCGCGCAGCGTGTACTGCTTGAGGTAGATACCGGTGACGCCGTCATGGGTGGCGTCGATGGCCGGCCAGAACAGCTGTGTCCCCACCGCCGGAGTCGACTCACCGGGCAGCATCGGGCGAGCCGCGTCGCGCAGTTTCGCCAACTGGGACAAGGTGATCGTGGGGGTACCGAGCATGGCGGCCAGTTGCGGGGAGAGCACGTACTGTGCCGCGGGCGACAGGGTGGCCATGTCGCCACCCAGCGATACCCACTGCTGGTTGCTCGCCGGCGCGCTCGTGAAATCAGGCGGCGCGGCCGCGAAGGCGTGATTGCTCGGGATGGTCGCGCCGGCGGCGGCCAACAACCCGAACACGCCGACAGCCACACCTGAGCGCAGCACAGCACCGCGACGGATCACCCGCATACCCGACCCCACTCCCCAACGAACACCCTCATTGCAGGGTGGGCGAGAAAATCCTCCCGCCGTGACGAATGTTAGGTGACCGGCATGACGGATACCTGCGCCATTCGAGTGCCATTGTCCGTCTTTGGCGCGCGCATAACGGTCACCTAATATCCGGCAACCCACACCCGGATGGCCGAAAGCCGGTCAAATCGGACAATTCAGACCACGCTGCAACGCGGTGAGATTCCTTCGCATGATGCTCAGGTAATCGCCGGGCGTACCCGGCGCCAGACCTTCCAGCGGGTCGAGGGTGGCGGTGCTGACACCGGCCTCCCGGGCCAGGGTGTCGGCCACCCGCGGACTGGCCAGCGTCTCGGTGAACACGGTGCTGACATGGTCCCGGCGGATCAGCGACACCAGATCGGCCATGTGCCGCGGCGAGGGTTCCGCCTCGGGGTCCAAACCGGTGACCCCAATCTGGGTCAGGCCGTAGCGGCGGGCCAGGTGCCCGAATGCCTGGTGGTTGGTCACGATCCGGGTGGAGGTGCACCCACGCAGTCCGTTGGCATAGTCACGGTCCAGCGCCTGCAGGTCGGCGATGGTGTCGGTCTGCCGGGTCCGGATGCTCGCGGCGTGGTCCGGGTCCAATTGGGCCAGGGTGTCGCCGACCGCGGCGACGATGCGTTGCATGGCCACCGGGTCCAGCCACACGTGTGGGTCGGTGGCATCGGTCGGGTCGTCGAGCACTGCGCGCACGTCGAGTGCGTCGTGCGGCGGTGCGATGCGCACCGCATCGTCCAACGCGGGTTGGAATCGGCGTTGGTAGATGACCAGATCCGCCCGGCCGATGGCGGCCACCTGACGTGGGGACAGCTCCAGGTCGTGGGGTTCGGCGCCGGCCGCGGTGACCAGGCCGACCGCGAGGTCGTCGCCGGCCAACCGGCCGGCGGCCCAGTAATAGGGGTAGAACGCGCCCAGCACCACCGGACGGCCGTGCGCGTTGGCCACCATCTGCACCGGTCCGCAGCCCGCGAGCAATGCGGGCAGCGCGAGCGCTGCCGCAAGAACCCGCCGGGGCCTGGAGAACACGGTAATCATGTTCAATAAGCTGGGCCGACATGTCAATTCCCGGGATGCTCGCGGGGGCCGGCGAACGTTGCATCTGTGCGCCGGGGCCGGTGCGCAGCAGGCCCGAGCGAGCGCTAAGCTACTGGCGAGTCACTTCGCAGGGAGGCCAGCCGTGAGCACCGAAGCTTTCGTGTACGAGGCGATCCGCACCCCCCGTGGACGCGGCAAGAAGACCGGGTCGCTGCACACCGTCAAGCCGATCACGCTGGTCACCGGCCTGATCGATGAGTTACGCCGGCGCAACCCCGGCCTGGACACCGATCGCATCGACGATCTGGTGCTCGGCGTGGTCTCCCCGGTGGGCGACCAGGGCGCCGATATCGCCAAGACCGCGGCGATCGCCGCAGGCCTGCCGGAGACCGTGGCCGGCGTGCAGATCAACCGGTTCTGCGCCTCCGGCCTGGACGCGGTGAACCTGGCCGCCCAGAAGGTGCGCTCCGGCATGGAGGACCTGGTGCTGGCCGGCGGCGTCGAGTCGATGTCCCGGGTTTCCATGGGCTCCGACGGCGGCGCTTGGGCGATGGACCCGGAGACTGCCTACGAGACGTACTTCACCCCGCAGGGCATCGGCGCCGACCTGATCGCCACCCTCGAGGGCTGGACTCGCGAGGACGTGGACCGTTATGCGCTGCTCTCCCAGGAGCGGGCCGCCAAGGCGCAAGCGGGCGGGCACTTCGTGAACTCGCTGATCCCGGTTCGCGACCGCAACGGCGTGGTGCTGCTCGATCACGACGAGCACGTGCGCGCGGACAGCACGCTGGAGGGCCTGGGCACGCTGCCCGCCTCCTTCGAGATGATCGGCGAACTCGGCGGCTTCGACTCGGTGATCCTGCAGAAGTACCACTGGGTCGAGAAAGTCAACCACGTGCACCACGCCGGTAACTCCTCCGGCATCGTCGACGGCGCCGCCCTGGTAGCTGTCGGCACCGAGGCCATCGGCAATGAACTGGGCCTGATCCCGCGGGCCCGCATCGTGTCCACCGCGGTCAGCGGCGCCGACGCGGCGATCATGCTCACCGGCCCGGCGCCGGCCACCCGCAAGGCGCTGCTCAAGGCCGGTCTGGACGTGGACGACATCGACCTGTTCGAGATGAACGAGGCCTTCGCGTCGGTCGTGTTGCGCTTCTGCAAGGACATGGGCCTGTCCCAGACGGAGATCGAGGAGAAGGTCAACGTCAACGGCGGCGCGATCGCGCTGGGCCACCCGCTGGGCGCTACCGGCGCCATGCTGATCGGCACCATCGTCGACGAGCTGCACCGCCGCGACGCGCGCTATGGCTTGGTCACCATGTGCGTCGGTGGTGGCATGGGCATCGCGACCGTCGTCGAGCGCGTCTGATCCAGCACCCTGTAATTCCCCTGGCACCAGTCTTGTGATGCACCGTCAGTTGTAGAGGAGAACCGGTGACGGCTTCGGAGATGATCGGCACCTTCCGGTGGGAGGTCGATCCCGATGGGATCGTCGTGCTCACCATGGACGACCCGGCCGGTTCGGCCAACACCATGAACGCCGCCTGGGTGGAGTCGATCGCCAAGGTGAACGACCGCCTGGAGGCGGAGAAGGCCACCATCACCGGCGTGGTGATCACCTCGGCCAAGAAGACGTTCTTCGCGGGCGGCAACCTCAACGAGATCATCGCCACCCGTCCGGAGGATGCGGCGGCGTGCACGGACAACGTCAATCTGATCAAGAAGCAACTGCGCCGGCTGGAGACCCTGGGTCGCCCGGTGGTCGCGGCCATCAACGGTGCCGCACTCGGTGGCGGCTACGAGATCGCTCTGGCCTGCCACCACCGCATCGCGCTGGACGCCAAGGGCAGCCAGATCGGCCTGCCCGAGGTAAGCCTCGGCCTGCTGCCGGGCGCCGGTGGCGTGGTCCGCACGGTGCGCTTGCTGGGCATCCAGGACGCGCTGATGAACGTGCTGCTGCAGGGCCAGCGCTACGCCCCCTCCGACGCGCTGAGCAAGGGTTTGGTGCACGCGCTCGTGGACAGCCCCGAGGCGCTGCTCGCCGATGCCAAGGCCTGGATCAAGGCCAACCCGAAGGCGGTGCAGCCCTGGGACTCCAAGGGCTACAAGATTCCCGGCGGCACCCCCACCACCCCGGCCTTCGCGGCGAACCTGCCCGCATTCCCGGCCAACCTGCGCAAGCAGATCAAGGGCGCGCCGATGCCCGCGCCGCTGAACATCATGGCCGCGGCCGTGGAGGGCGCGCAGGTCGACTTCGACTCCGCGCTGCTCATCGAGACGCGCTATCTGGTGGATCTGATTATCGGTCAGGTCTCCAAGAACATGATCAAGGCCTTCTTCTTCGACATGCAGTTCGTCAACTCCGGCGGCTCGCGGCCGCAGGGCTATGACGTCTACAAGGCCAAGAGGGTCGCCGTGCTCGGCGCCGGGATGATGGGCGCGGGCATCGCGTATGTCTGCGCCAAGGTCGGCATCGAGGTCGTGCTCAAGGACGTCAGCCTGGAGGCGGCACAGCAGGGCAAGGCCTACTCCGAGGGCCTGGTGGCCAAGGCCGTGGGCCGCAAGAAGATGACGCAGGAGGCCGCCGACGGCCTGCTCGCGCTGATCACCGCGACCGACAAGGCCGAGGATTTGGCAGGCGCGGACCTGGTGATCGAGGCGGTGTTCGAGAACACCGAGCTCAAGCACAAGGTGTTCGGCGAGATCGAACACGTGGTCAACGCCGACGCGGTACTCGGCTCGAACACCTCCAGCCTGCCCATCACCGGCCTGGCCGAGGGTGTGCAGCGCGCCGAGGACTTCATCGGCCTGCACTTCTTCTCCCCGGTGGACAAGATGCCGCTGCTGGAGATCATCGCCGGCAAGCGCACCAGCGACGCCACCCTGGCCAAGGCCTTCGACCTGGCCCAGCAGATCCGCAAGACCCCGATCCTGGTCAACGACTCCCCCGGCTTCTTCACCAGCCGGGTGATCGGCACCTTCATCAACGAGTGCCTGGCCATGGTGGGCGAGGGCGTGGACCCGCAGTCCATCGAGCAGGCCTGCACCCAGGCCGGGTACCCGGTGGGTGCGCTGGCGCTGATCGACGAGCTGAACATGTCACTGATGCGCAAGATCCGCGCAGAAACCAGGCGCAACGTCGGCGACGCGGGCTGGGCGAACCACCCGGCCGACGCCGTGGTGGACCGCATGCTCGACGAATTCAACCGTCCGGGCCGCAAGGACGGCGTGGGCTTCTACAACTACGTCAACGGCCAGAAGGCCGGACTGTGGCCGGGCATCCGTGAGCACTTCGGCAACGACGAGGCCAACCCGGCACTGGGCACGGCGGGCCTGATCGAGTTGCAGGAGCGGATGCTGTTCATCGAGTCGATCGAGACCATCCGCTGCTTCGACGAGGGCGTGCTGCGCTCGGTCGAGGAGGCCAACATCGGCGCGATCATGGGCATCGGCTTCCCGCCGTGGACCGGCGGCGTGGTGCAGTACATCGCGCAGTACGCCGACGGGCCGCAGGGCTTCGTGGACCGGGCCCGGGAACTGGCCGACAAGTACGGCGACCGCTTCACCCCGCCGGCCTCGTTGGTCGCCGCGGCCAAGGAGGGCAAAGTCCTGCTCGGCTGAGCCCCGGACGACCGCTTCTACCCGGGCGTCCGAAGAAGCGTGAGCTATGGCTCACGGTTCTTCGGACGCGCCGCCTGATGGAGGATGCCGTGAGCGGCGACGCACTGGTTCTGTCGACCACGACCGGTGGCGTGGCCACCCTGACGTTGAACTCGCCGGCCAACCGCAACGCCCTGTCCACCGCGATGCTCACCGCGCTGACCGATGCGCTGGACGCCGCCGAGGCCGATGCCTCCGCCCGGGTGGTCGTGCTCACCCACAACGGCCCGGTATTCAGCGCCGGCATGGACCTGAAGGAATCCGTCGTCGTCGGCCTGGAGAAGGTCTCCGGAATCATGTTGGGCATGCTGCGGCGCATTGCCGCGCTGTCCAAGCCGGTGGTGATCCGGCTGGCCGGCCCGGTGCGCGCCGGCGGCCTGGGCATCGTCGGGGCGGCCGATGTGGTCATCGCCGCCGACGACATCACCTTCGCGTTCACCGAGGCCCGCATCGGGGTGGCGCCGGCGATCATCTCCCTGACCGTGCTGCCGCGCATGGAACCGCGCAAGGCCCACCGGTGGATGCTGTCCGGCGAGACCTTCGACGCCACCGCCGCTGCGGACGCCGGGCTGATCAGCCAGGCCGTGCCCGCCGCCGACCTCGACGCCGCCGTGCAGGCCGTGCTCGCCGAACTGCTCCTCGCCTCCCCGCAGGGTCTGGCCGAGACCAAGAAGTTGCTCGGGCAGGAGATCGTCGGCCTGCTCGACCGCGACGGCGAGGACATCGCCCGGCTCTCCGCGAACCTGTTCGCCTCCGAGGAGGCCAAGGAGGGCATGACTGCCTTCCTGGAGAAGCGCAAGCCCCGCTGGCAACAGGTCTGATGCGACGTCCCGTCAGCCGCGGGCGGGACGCGCTCGACCCACTGTCATACCCGGGGCGTCATCTGCAGGCCCAATTCGAGCCCCAAAACGACGCTGCGCGTATGAGAGTGCTCGCTGCGCTCATGAATGAGCGGAGCGGACCCCCTCGTCAGCAGGTGGAGGGTGCGGCCGTGCCGGCGAAGCGGGCGGCGATCCAGTCCAGCGCCGCGAAGGCACCCGACCCGGCCACGAATACGTGTTCGCCGGAGGTGTACTCGCGGTAGTCCACCGCAAGGCCGTGCCGGCAATAGTTCGCGACCAGCGCCTGCACATCCTTGAGCGGGATCAACTCGTCATTGGTCGCCTCGTAGATGTGCATGGGCGCCGTGGGGGTCCGCCGGCCCAACAGGTTGGCGGCCAACACGGCGCGGACGGCGGGCAGGCCCAAGGGGTCGGGCACCCGGCTGTAGTCGGCGAGGCGCTTGAAGGCGTAGGTCGAGGCGATCTGCCCGACGCACTCACTCGCCACCTCGGCGGCGGCCTCCTTGCCCCGGGCATTGAGGATCTGATCCAGCCTGAGCTGCGGATAGGCGCGGTTCAGGCCCACCGCGGCGGCGAGCAGGAGCCCGGACCCGGGCCCGCCGTCAAGGCCCCGGGCGACGTGTTCGAGGTTGACCGGGATGCCGCCCGCGGCGATACCCACCAGGTGAAGATCCGGCGCGTAGGACGCGGCCAGTTCAGCCGCCCAGGTCGAGGCCAGCCCGCCCTCGGAGTAGCCCCAGATTGCGGTCGGGGTGGCCGGGTTCAGCCCAAGCTCGGGCAGGTGCAGTGCCGCGCGGGCGCCGTCCAGCACCGCGTGCCCGGTGGCCGGGCCGGAGGCGTAGGTGTGCGGGCCGGGGGTGCCCAGGCCCTCATAGTCGGTGATCACGACCGCCCAGCCGCGGGCGATCACCGACGCCATCAGGGCCTCCTCCGGGTCGAAACCCAGGCGCAGCAAATAGGACGGGGCGCACAACGGGCCCATGCCGTGGGTGCCGATGTTGTAGGCCACCAGCGGCCGACCGGAGTCGGGCTTGCCGTCGTCCGACACCCCGACGGTGCCGCTGACCGCATTGGGCCGGCCTTGGGTGTCGGTGGATCGGTAGAGCACCTGGTAGGTGCGCACCGGCATGGGCAGGCCCAGCCCACGCACGGTCACCGGACGCGAGCGCAGGATGGTGCCCGGCGGCACGTTCGGGATCGGGTTGGGCGGGGTGTAGAAACTGTCCGCGCTGGGCGGCTGCGGGTAGCTGCTCCCGTCGGGCTCTGCCCATTCCTTTTGGCCAGCGGCCCTGGCCACCCCCGCCGGGGCCAGGAACGCCAGTAGAGCGGTGATCATCGCCAGGGCCAGACCCTGACGGAATATCCGGTTCGTCCCCATACCGGACAGCTTCTTACCGCGGGTAATGAAGGTCAATAGCCTCGACGGTAAAAACCCGACCCGAGGTCGGATTTAACTCCGAGCAACGTCCCGAGCCGCGTCGCGAGCCAGCTTGGCGTCCCGGCGCTCGGTGAACCGGGAGGCGGCGGAGTCCAGTTCCTCCAGCGTCGCGTCCAGCTCGAGGCGGGCCTTCTCCCCTTCGGCGCCGAACTCGCGCTCCCAGACGTTCCAGAACTTCAGCACCGGCAGCACCACGGCGTCGCGATGTTGGCGGATGTCGTAGATACCGGCCATGGCGATCTCCAGCGCTTTGCGCTGGAAGCCCGGCAGGTCGTAGCCCGGCATCTGGAATTTCTTCACCACGTCGGTGATGGCGCGCATGGTCCGGTCCGGCGCGATCTCCAGTGAGGCCTCCAGCAGCCGCCGGTAGAAGACCATGTGCAGGTTCTCGTCGGTGGCGATGCGGGAGAACAACGCCTCCCCGACCGGGTCGCCGGTCGCCTTGCCGACGTTGCGGTGCGAGACCCGGGTGGCCAGCTCCTGGAAGGACACGTAGGCGATCGAGGCGATGGCGTCGCCGGGGTTGTCGTTGGCGAAGCCCTGCGACATGTGCACCATCCGCTCGCGCTCCAGCGCGACCGGGTCGCAGGCCCGGGTGACCAGCAGGTAGTCACGGATGGCCTGGCCGTGCCGGCCCTCCTCCGCGGTCCACCGGTGCACCCACTCGCCCCACGC
Coding sequences within it:
- a CDS encoding lipase family protein, with the protein product MTFITRGKKLSGMGTNRIFRQGLALAMITALLAFLAPAGVARAAGQKEWAEPDGSSYPQPPSADSFYTPPNPIPNVPPGTILRSRPVTVRGLGLPMPVRTYQVLYRSTDTQGRPNAVSGTVGVSDDGKPDSGRPLVAYNIGTHGMGPLCAPSYLLRLGFDPEEALMASVIARGWAVVITDYEGLGTPGPHTYASGPATGHAVLDGARAALHLPELGLNPATPTAIWGYSEGGLASTWAAELAASYAPDLHLVGIAAGGIPVNLEHVARGLDGGPGSGLLLAAAVGLNRAYPQLRLDQILNARGKEAAAEVASECVGQIASTYAFKRLADYSRVPDPLGLPAVRAVLAANLLGRRTPTAPMHIYEATNDELIPLKDVQALVANYCRHGLAVDYREYTSGEHVFVAGSGAFAALDWIAARFAGTAAPSTC
- a CDS encoding acyl-ACP desaturase; its protein translation is MTTTAEPIGQAEILLELESVVEAELNRHLLHAKEWMPHEYVPWSQGRTYDGPLGGEAWAREQSSVPSSVATALAVNLLTEDNLPSYHFEIAVLFGRERAWGEWVHRWTAEEGRHGQAIRDYLLVTRACDPVALERERMVHMSQGFANDNPGDAIASIAYVSFQELATRVSHRNVGKATGDPVGEALFSRIATDENLHMVFYRRLLEASLEIAPDRTMRAITDVVKKFQMPGYDLPGFQRKALEIAMAGIYDIRQHRDAVVLPVLKFWNVWEREFGAEGEKARLELDATLEELDSAASRFTERRDAKLARDAARDVARS
- a CDS encoding enoyl-CoA hydratase family protein, coding for MSGDALVLSTTTGGVATLTLNSPANRNALSTAMLTALTDALDAAEADASARVVVLTHNGPVFSAGMDLKESVVVGLEKVSGIMLGMLRRIAALSKPVVIRLAGPVRAGGLGIVGAADVVIAADDITFAFTEARIGVAPAIISLTVLPRMEPRKAHRWMLSGETFDATAAADAGLISQAVPAADLDAAVQAVLAELLLASPQGLAETKKLLGQEIVGLLDRDGEDIARLSANLFASEEAKEGMTAFLEKRKPRWQQV
- a CDS encoding 3-hydroxyacyl-CoA dehydrogenase NAD-binding domain-containing protein, with amino-acid sequence MTASEMIGTFRWEVDPDGIVVLTMDDPAGSANTMNAAWVESIAKVNDRLEAEKATITGVVITSAKKTFFAGGNLNEIIATRPEDAAACTDNVNLIKKQLRRLETLGRPVVAAINGAALGGGYEIALACHHRIALDAKGSQIGLPEVSLGLLPGAGGVVRTVRLLGIQDALMNVLLQGQRYAPSDALSKGLVHALVDSPEALLADAKAWIKANPKAVQPWDSKGYKIPGGTPTTPAFAANLPAFPANLRKQIKGAPMPAPLNIMAAAVEGAQVDFDSALLIETRYLVDLIIGQVSKNMIKAFFFDMQFVNSGGSRPQGYDVYKAKRVAVLGAGMMGAGIAYVCAKVGIEVVLKDVSLEAAQQGKAYSEGLVAKAVGRKKMTQEAADGLLALITATDKAEDLAGADLVIEAVFENTELKHKVFGEIEHVVNADAVLGSNTSSLPITGLAEGVQRAEDFIGLHFFSPVDKMPLLEIIAGKRTSDATLAKAFDLAQQIRKTPILVNDSPGFFTSRVIGTFINECLAMVGEGVDPQSIEQACTQAGYPVGALALIDELNMSLMRKIRAETRRNVGDAGWANHPADAVVDRMLDEFNRPGRKDGVGFYNYVNGQKAGLWPGIREHFGNDEANPALGTAGLIELQERMLFIESIETIRCFDEGVLRSVEEANIGAIMGIGFPPWTGGVVQYIAQYADGPQGFVDRARELADKYGDRFTPPASLVAAAKEGKVLLG